The following are encoded in a window of Onthophagus taurus isolate NC chromosome 3, IU_Otau_3.0, whole genome shotgun sequence genomic DNA:
- the LOC111429067 gene encoding amine oxidase [flavin-containing] A isoform X2: protein MCTTKYDFDYDVIIIGGGIAGLSAALNIIERDQMLSVLILEATDSIGGRAKPIPIECKSNVSTFDSGGHFVSRRQTHLMNLLKRLDMEVVDYNFYGDSLTEIDTDRVLKSQLSFLMVGSDNEKDELVCFYKKLGDLCKNVSMENPMGSVESERLDSISMEEFILNELDSEVTRQHFRNIVRTTCGSEPVDVTPLFYLAYCNSAEGVLGPHLRVVNGGRQSYVNGGIHYLIEKMVEIIGENRIIINNPVLEITRSDQEVIICAIKKTLRCRCCIISVPPSKLLEIKFKPPLNPGKLKVLREMQGKTWIRFIATYKEPFWEKKELNGDVFINTKRAVKIVLNVSVPNCHVLTGLVDVQQFQEDFSNHDLEVLQQLSEYFGEEALDPLDYIERSWPESSQESAMCCNPSKLGIMKDFHEIRRPIGRKPSGYFLPDRKRLLIGTVTSVEQFKRG, encoded by the exons ATGTGCACGACTAAGTACGATTTTGATTACGATGTAATTATCATCGGAGGTGGAATCGCCGGTTTATCTGCAGCTCTCAACATCATCGAAAGGGATCAAATGTTGtcggttttaattttagaagcAACAG ATTCAATCGGAGGCAGAGCAAAACCAATTCCAATAGAATGCAAATCGAATGTCTCGACATTCGATTCCGGTGGTCATTTTGTATCGAGACGACAAActcatttgatgaatttactGAAACGACTGGATATGGAAGTTgttgattataatttttatggggATTCGTTAACTGAGATTGACACAGATCGTGTTTTAAAATCGCAGCTTAGTTTTTTGATGGTAGGAAGCGATAACGAAAAGGACGAGTtggtttgtttttataaaaagttggGGGACTTGTGTAAAAATGTTTCGATGGAAAATCCAATGGGTTCTGTTGAGAGTGAACGTTTAGATTCAATTTCGATGGAGGAGTTTATTTTAAACGAGTTAGATAGCGAAGTTACGAGGCAGCATTTTAGAAACATTGTTAGAACAACTTGCg gatCAGAACCTGTTGATGTAAcgcctttattttatttggcTTATTGTAACAGCGCCGAAGGAGTTTTGGGGCCCCATTTAAGGGTGGTTAATGGAGGGAGACAATCTTATGTTAAT GGTGGGAttcattatttaattgaaaaaatggTTGAAATAATCGGTGAAAATCGGATTATAATTAACAATCCAGTCCTAGAAATAACCCGTTCGGACCAGGAGGTTATAATTTGCGCCATAAAAAAGACTTTAAGATGCCGTTGTTGCATCATATCAGTCCCCCCCTCAAAACTCTtagaaatcaaatttaaacccCCCCTAAACCCGGGAAAACTTAAAGTCTTACGAGAAATGCAAGGAAAAACTTGGATACGTTTCATCGCAACATACAAAGAACCGTTCTgggaaaaaaaagaattaaacggagacgtttttataaacacaaaacgagctgttaaaatcgtattaaaCGTTTCAGTCCCAAATTGTCACGTTTTAACAGGTTTGGTGGACGTTCAACAATTTCAAGAAGATTTTAGCAATCATGATTTAGAAGTTTTGCAACAACTTTCTGAATATTTTGGGGAGGAAGCTTTAGACCCTTTGGATTATATCGAAAGATCTTGGCCTGAATCATCACAGGAATCAGCAATGTGTTGTAATCCATCTAAATTAGGTATCATGAAAGATTTTCACGAAATACGAAGACCCATCGGAAG gaaacCATCAGGTTATTTTTTGCCGGATCGGAAACGGCTACTTATTGGTACGGTCACATCAGTGGAGCAATTCAAACGGGGTTAA
- the LOC111429067 gene encoding amine oxidase [flavin-containing] A isoform X1, translating into MCTTKYDFDYDVIIIGGGIAGLSAALNIIERDQMLSVLILEATDSIGGRAKPIPIECKSNVSTFDSGGHFVSRRQTHLMNLLKRLDMEVVDYNFYGDSLTEIDTDRVLKSQLSFLMVGSDNEKDELVCFYKKLGDLCKNVSMENPMGSVESERLDSISMEEFILNELDSEVTRQHFRNIVRTTCGSEPVDVTPLFYLAYCNSAEGVLGPHLRVVNGGRQSYVNGGIHYLIEKMVEIIGENRIIINNPVLEITRSDQEVIICAIKKTLRCRCCIISVPPSKLLEIKFKPPLNPGKLKVLREMQGKTWIRFIATYKEPFWEKKELNGDVFINTKRAVKIVLNVSVPNCHVLTGLVDVQQFQEDFSNHDLEVLQQLSEYFGEEALDPLDYIERSWPESSQESAMCCNPSKLGIMKDFHEIRRPIGRLFFAGSETATYWYGHISGAIQTGLRAAMEVLFEIRPQVLCYEDIAELIPRRKMVSYYKEAMEMKVPAKIINFGWLERTATGIIGTTGAKCISTACNHFFVCDPNDTKVKSNSNKH; encoded by the exons ATGTGCACGACTAAGTACGATTTTGATTACGATGTAATTATCATCGGAGGTGGAATCGCCGGTTTATCTGCAGCTCTCAACATCATCGAAAGGGATCAAATGTTGtcggttttaattttagaagcAACAG ATTCAATCGGAGGCAGAGCAAAACCAATTCCAATAGAATGCAAATCGAATGTCTCGACATTCGATTCCGGTGGTCATTTTGTATCGAGACGACAAActcatttgatgaatttactGAAACGACTGGATATGGAAGTTgttgattataatttttatggggATTCGTTAACTGAGATTGACACAGATCGTGTTTTAAAATCGCAGCTTAGTTTTTTGATGGTAGGAAGCGATAACGAAAAGGACGAGTtggtttgtttttataaaaagttggGGGACTTGTGTAAAAATGTTTCGATGGAAAATCCAATGGGTTCTGTTGAGAGTGAACGTTTAGATTCAATTTCGATGGAGGAGTTTATTTTAAACGAGTTAGATAGCGAAGTTACGAGGCAGCATTTTAGAAACATTGTTAGAACAACTTGCg gatCAGAACCTGTTGATGTAAcgcctttattttatttggcTTATTGTAACAGCGCCGAAGGAGTTTTGGGGCCCCATTTAAGGGTGGTTAATGGAGGGAGACAATCTTATGTTAAT GGTGGGAttcattatttaattgaaaaaatggTTGAAATAATCGGTGAAAATCGGATTATAATTAACAATCCAGTCCTAGAAATAACCCGTTCGGACCAGGAGGTTATAATTTGCGCCATAAAAAAGACTTTAAGATGCCGTTGTTGCATCATATCAGTCCCCCCCTCAAAACTCTtagaaatcaaatttaaacccCCCCTAAACCCGGGAAAACTTAAAGTCTTACGAGAAATGCAAGGAAAAACTTGGATACGTTTCATCGCAACATACAAAGAACCGTTCTgggaaaaaaaagaattaaacggagacgtttttataaacacaaaacgagctgttaaaatcgtattaaaCGTTTCAGTCCCAAATTGTCACGTTTTAACAGGTTTGGTGGACGTTCAACAATTTCAAGAAGATTTTAGCAATCATGATTTAGAAGTTTTGCAACAACTTTCTGAATATTTTGGGGAGGAAGCTTTAGACCCTTTGGATTATATCGAAAGATCTTGGCCTGAATCATCACAGGAATCAGCAATGTGTTGTAATCCATCTAAATTAGGTATCATGAAAGATTTTCACGAAATACGAAGACCCATCGGAAG GTTATTTTTTGCCGGATCGGAAACGGCTACTTATTGGTACGGTCACATCAGTGGAGCAATTCAAACGGGGTTAAGAGCCGCTATGGaggttttatttgaaattcgaCCCCAAGTTTTATGTTATGAAGATATTGCCGAGTTAAT accTCGAAGAAAAATGGTTTCGTATTATAAGGAAGCAATGGAAATGAAAGTTCCCGCCAAGATTATTAACTTTGGCTGGTTAGAAAGGACGGCAACTGGAATCATTGGAACAACTGGGGCTAAATGTATTTCGACTGCTTGcaatcatttttttgtatgcGACCCAAACGATACAAAAGTTAAATCGAATTCAAATAAGCattaa
- the LOC139429296 gene encoding uncharacterized protein, whose translation MGALLYIANNTQPDISASVSILAQKVTNPMKRDWIEVQRVFRYLKNTIDLKLQIKSSPDQSTDHLIAYVDADWGSNLIDRKSNSGYCVFLNGNLMTWSSTKKIKEKKQKCVSLSSTEAEYVALTELTTELEWYTRLLSEIGVNVTPIIFEDNQSCIKLTKNDQLKKRTKHIDTKYHYIRDLVNKNKINIKYLPSEDMIADILTKPLDKIKLRKFRKGLGLI comes from the coding sequence ATGGGAGCTTTACTGTATATTGCAAATAATACTCAACCAGATATTTCTGCTTCAGTATCTATTTTAGCACAGAAAGTGACGAATCCAATGAAAAGGGATTGGATAGAAGTGCAACGAGTATttagatatttgaaaaataccattgatttaaaattacaaataaaatcaaGCCCAGATCAATCAACGGATCACCTAATTGCATATGTGGATGCAGATTGGGGATCGAATTTAATTGATAGGAAATCAAATAGTGGATATTGTGTATTCTTAAATGGCAATTTAATGACTTGGAGCAGcacaaagaaaattaaagaaaaaaaacaaaaatgcgTAAGCTTATCGTCTACTGAGGCGGAATATGTTGCGCTAACTGAATTAACTACAGAGCTTGAATGGTACACGAGATTATTATCAGAAATAGGCGTTAATGTAACACCGATAATCTTCGAGGATAATCAAAGTTGCATAAAACTTACCAAAAATGACCAGTTAAAGAAAAGAACTAAGCACATAGATACGAAATACCATTATATAAGGgatttagtaaataaaaataaaataaatataaaatatttacctaGTGAAGATATGATAGCTGATATACTGACTAAACCgttagataaaataaaacttaggAAGTTTAGGAAAGGTTtaggattaatttaa
- the LOC111429048 gene encoding uncharacterized protein isoform X1, producing the protein MDFGIQLVGGPCGQHGPYTFYKAFRYTKNGIKRVMTLSEFFFVKLWIDSDLVCIGELQLLWVDKNSEQVLASLRLYFLPENTPEGRMDHGEVSSFDEVLAISEKVVLRVEDLITWITIDTEWSWGRLGRTLENSSSENDIVKTPEDAVPMSINLGEGLLDLSDVEVEKKTTPSDSKYNDKSPSVVILSYPRYCRYRAMMMRLEGVEDVYLKMKIVNALGGFCVPSLNTRILFCRDTFDYPELEGHEMLCNHLAPKLKGRPRGRRKKRSTSPGSESNESESSIYGVNNGQPSTSSGKSTHLDEFMNGIAVNGSISTRRSKRTLEDRYERSFLKKVKEFMKSNQTPIGRIPCLGYRELDLYAFYTKVQKLGGYDSVTANRLWKSIFEDLGGNHTSTSAATVMRRHYERFLLPYERHLKGEKHKPLPVSARRRLKCKSNSTSTSDLDTTSEGTSGSEHGTPLTPTIDHNLIGELKDVVGILEKGKTSSLRSVRVKSDRLKDATGKKENVFKDVEDLIGEEIKEVKEINDFKEINDCKEIKEINNFKEINDFKDINDLEVKENKEFEIKEVEVCNKVLVNKVVEKNVEPITTAATPAQVKIQDKSPSPVESIEIPIFEPPKNQLVEIIEIPAKIVAECPEIIDLDLESDVYKNVSSNNINNNHNTNNNFTPNNNNNLSNNFHNNNNNIIGNTAPSIVEMDKIGVGGEVLNDVKQQKLDILKQGGLEVTPVRKEIRPSVIQQAAAPHHRVEIIRNNSTMVNSNSTSKALNDRKQMPPPMINPKRIESAGGHGKERERGVVYQERRFVNGHNPPKVLQSKSIYIPSEKTVYGDPKDLFQPTIHQVQAPIFPEATRPTTGGGILDLTVKSPQKPTMEPAQIPYSYLDNDLPYARTPHHPLDGRKLNANLEITLVGKPTALGNPPRLSLGNNSVFQKPSGLPRKRTISENFLTSSVKIPRSDGIDRPRSAISAPKKDFEASIQYIPQAPSVPKEFVTPKDFAPKEFAFKDFVNSKDLIPPSAARIPSVPPQPPLYHNGNQVMFPHMASAKLPTPPYVPDMNLMYQRMFNTYLPYRMPNSEYLQMYHDILAHNSRIRVQFPFAPETDSQKK; encoded by the exons gaCGAAGTGTTGGCGATATCGGAAAAAGTAGTTTTAAGAGTAGAAGATTTAATTACGTGGATTACGATCGACACGGAATGGTCATGGGGTAGACTGGGTAGGACTTTGGAAAATTCATCGAGCGAAAACGATATTGTAAAAACCCCCGAAGATGCGGTACCGATGTCGATAAATTTGGGTGAAGGGTTATTGGATTTATCGGATGTGGAGGTTGAAAAGAAAACGACTCCATCAg ATTCAAAGTACAACGACAAATCACCATCGGTGGTAATTTTAAGCTACCCAAGGTACTGCAGATACCGCGCGATGATGATGAGATTGGAGGGGGTCGAAGACGTCTatctaaaaatgaaaatagtaAACGCGTTGGGCGGTTTTTGCGTGCCATCGTTAAATACTAGGATATTATTTTGTCGCGATACTTTTGATTACCCCGAATTGGAAGGACACGAAATGTTATGCAATCATTTAGCGCCAAAATTAAAAGGAAGACCGCGTGGTCGACGGAAAAAAAGAAGCACTTCACCTGGATCGGAAAGCAACGAATCAGAAAGTTCTATTTATGGTGTTAATAATGGACAACCTAGCACATCATCGggg AAATCAACACATTTAGATGAATTTATGAATGGTATTGCTGTAAATGGATCGATTTCGACTAGGAGAAGTAAAAGAACGTTGGAGGACCGTTACGAGAGATCGTTTTTGAAGAAAGTTAAAGAGTTTATGAAATCAAATCAGACCCCAATCGGGCGAATACCTTGTTTGGGATATCGAgaac TGGATCTTTACgctttttacacaaaagttcaaaaattgGGTGGATACGATTCCGTGACGGCAAACAGACTTTggaaatcgatttttgaagatttagGTGGTAATCATACGAGTACGAGTGCAGCGACGGTTATGAGGAGACACTACGAAAG GTTTTTACTCCCTTACGAACGTCACTTAAAAGGCGAAAAACACAAACCTTTGCCGGTTTCGGCGCGAAGAAGACTGAAATGCAAATCAAATAGCACGAGCACGAGCGATTTAGACACAACTAGTGAAGGCACTTCCGGCAGCGAACACGGAACGCCATTAACGCCAACGATAGATCATAATTTAATAGGTGAATTAAAAGATGTCGTtggaatattagaaaaaggaaaaacgtCGTCGTTAAGGAGTGTTCGGGTAAAATCGGATCGTTTAAAAGATGCAACgggaaaaaaagaaaatgtgtttAAAGATGTTGAAGATTTAATCGGGGAGGAAATTAAGGaagttaaagaaattaatgattttaaagaaatcaacGATTGCAAGGAAATCAAAGAAATCAATaactttaaagaaattaacgatttcaaagatattaacgatttagaagtgaaagaaaataaggaatttgaaattaaagaagtcGAAGTTTGTAATAAAGTGTTGGTGAATAAGGTTGTGGAGAAAAATGTGGAACCGATTACGACTGCGGCTACCCCGGCGCAAGTTAAAATACAAGATAAATCACCTAGTCCCGTCGAAAGCATAGAAATCCCGATTTTCGAACCTCCCAAAAATCAATTAGTTGAAATTATCGAAATCCCCGCGAAAATCGTCGCGGAATGTCCTGAAATTATCGATTTAGATTTAGAATCTGacgtttataaaaatgtttcttcgaataatattaataataatcacaatacaaacaataattttactcctaacaacaataataatctTAGTAACAATTTccataataacaataataacattatTGGGAATACGGCTCCATCGATCGTCGAAATGGATAAGATAGGAGTTGGTGGTGAAGTTCTGAATGATGTAAAACAGCAAAAATTGGACATTTTGAAGCAGGGTGGTTTAGAGGTGACGCCTGTTCGTAAAGAAATTCGGCCTTCTGTTATTCAACAAGCGGCAGCCCCTCATCACCGAGTCGAAATTATTCGGAATAACAGCACCATGGTTAATAGTAATAGTACGAGTAAAGCTTTGAATGATAGGAAGCAAATGCCTCCGCCTATGATTAATCCGAAAAGGATTGAAAGTGCTGGGGGACATGGGAAGGAACGGGAGAGGGGTGTTGTGTATCAGGAGAGAAg GTTTGTAAATGGTCATAATCCACCTAAAGTCCTTCAATCAAAATCAATATACATCCCATCTGAGAAAACGGTTTATGGCGACCCCAAAGACTTATTTCAACCAACAATTCATCAAGTTCAAGCACCAATTTTTCCGGAAGCCACTCGTCCAACCACCGGTGGTGGTATCCTCGATTTAACGGTTAAATCTCCTCAAAAGCCAACGATGGAACCCGCCCAAATCCCCTACAGTTACTTGGACAACGACTTGCCATACGCTCGAACCCCTCACCATCCTTTAGATGGTCGAAAATTAAACGCTAACCTCGAAATTACCTTAGTTGGAAAACCAACCGCTTTGGGAAACCCCCCACGATTATCATTGGGGAATAATTCAGTCTTTCAAAAACCTTCGGGTTTACCTCGAAAAAGGACTAttagtgaaaattttttaaccagTTCGGTTAAAATTCCGAGAAGTGATGGAATCGATCGGCCGCGCTCGGCGATTTCCGCcccaaaaaaagattttgaagcTAGTATACAATATATTCCGCAAGCTCCATCTGTTCCAAAAGAGTTTGTAACACCGAAAGATTTTGCACCTAAAGAGTTTGCGTTTAAAGATTTTGTTAATTCAAAAGATTTAATTCCTCCAAGTGCGGCTAGAATTCCTTCAGTACCCCCTCAACCCCCTTTATATCATAACGGAAATCAGGTTATGTTTCCGCATATGGCCAGTGCAAAATTGCCGACCCCCCCTTACGTTCCCGATATGAATTTGATGTACCAACGGATGTTTAACACTTATTTGCCGTATCGAATGCCGAATTCTGAATATTTACAAATGTATCATGATATTTTGGCGCATAATTCGCGGATACGGGTCCAATTTCCGTTTGCGCCTGAAACTGactcacaaaaaaaataa
- the LOC111429048 gene encoding uncharacterized protein isoform X2, which translates to MDFGIQLVGGPCGQHGPYTFYKAFRYTKNGIKRVMTLSEFFFVKLWIDSDLVCIGELQLLWVDKNSEQVLASLRLYFLPENTPEGRMDHGEDEVLAISEKVVLRVEDLITWITIDTEWSWGRLGRTLENSSSENDIVKTPEDAVPMSINLGEGLLDLSDVEVEKKTTPSDSKYNDKSPSVVILSYPRYCRYRAMMMRLEGVEDVYLKMKIVNALGGFCVPSLNTRILFCRDTFDYPELEGHEMLCNHLAPKLKGRPRGRRKKRSTSPGSESNESESSIYGVNNGQPSTSSGKSTHLDEFMNGIAVNGSISTRRSKRTLEDRYERSFLKKVKEFMKSNQTPIGRIPCLGYRELDLYAFYTKVQKLGGYDSVTANRLWKSIFEDLGGNHTSTSAATVMRRHYERFLLPYERHLKGEKHKPLPVSARRRLKCKSNSTSTSDLDTTSEGTSGSEHGTPLTPTIDHNLIGELKDVVGILEKGKTSSLRSVRVKSDRLKDATGKKENVFKDVEDLIGEEIKEVKEINDFKEINDCKEIKEINNFKEINDFKDINDLEVKENKEFEIKEVEVCNKVLVNKVVEKNVEPITTAATPAQVKIQDKSPSPVESIEIPIFEPPKNQLVEIIEIPAKIVAECPEIIDLDLESDVYKNVSSNNINNNHNTNNNFTPNNNNNLSNNFHNNNNNIIGNTAPSIVEMDKIGVGGEVLNDVKQQKLDILKQGGLEVTPVRKEIRPSVIQQAAAPHHRVEIIRNNSTMVNSNSTSKALNDRKQMPPPMINPKRIESAGGHGKERERGVVYQERRFVNGHNPPKVLQSKSIYIPSEKTVYGDPKDLFQPTIHQVQAPIFPEATRPTTGGGILDLTVKSPQKPTMEPAQIPYSYLDNDLPYARTPHHPLDGRKLNANLEITLVGKPTALGNPPRLSLGNNSVFQKPSGLPRKRTISENFLTSSVKIPRSDGIDRPRSAISAPKKDFEASIQYIPQAPSVPKEFVTPKDFAPKEFAFKDFVNSKDLIPPSAARIPSVPPQPPLYHNGNQVMFPHMASAKLPTPPYVPDMNLMYQRMFNTYLPYRMPNSEYLQMYHDILAHNSRIRVQFPFAPETDSQKK; encoded by the exons gaCGAAGTGTTGGCGATATCGGAAAAAGTAGTTTTAAGAGTAGAAGATTTAATTACGTGGATTACGATCGACACGGAATGGTCATGGGGTAGACTGGGTAGGACTTTGGAAAATTCATCGAGCGAAAACGATATTGTAAAAACCCCCGAAGATGCGGTACCGATGTCGATAAATTTGGGTGAAGGGTTATTGGATTTATCGGATGTGGAGGTTGAAAAGAAAACGACTCCATCAg ATTCAAAGTACAACGACAAATCACCATCGGTGGTAATTTTAAGCTACCCAAGGTACTGCAGATACCGCGCGATGATGATGAGATTGGAGGGGGTCGAAGACGTCTatctaaaaatgaaaatagtaAACGCGTTGGGCGGTTTTTGCGTGCCATCGTTAAATACTAGGATATTATTTTGTCGCGATACTTTTGATTACCCCGAATTGGAAGGACACGAAATGTTATGCAATCATTTAGCGCCAAAATTAAAAGGAAGACCGCGTGGTCGACGGAAAAAAAGAAGCACTTCACCTGGATCGGAAAGCAACGAATCAGAAAGTTCTATTTATGGTGTTAATAATGGACAACCTAGCACATCATCGggg AAATCAACACATTTAGATGAATTTATGAATGGTATTGCTGTAAATGGATCGATTTCGACTAGGAGAAGTAAAAGAACGTTGGAGGACCGTTACGAGAGATCGTTTTTGAAGAAAGTTAAAGAGTTTATGAAATCAAATCAGACCCCAATCGGGCGAATACCTTGTTTGGGATATCGAgaac TGGATCTTTACgctttttacacaaaagttcaaaaattgGGTGGATACGATTCCGTGACGGCAAACAGACTTTggaaatcgatttttgaagatttagGTGGTAATCATACGAGTACGAGTGCAGCGACGGTTATGAGGAGACACTACGAAAG GTTTTTACTCCCTTACGAACGTCACTTAAAAGGCGAAAAACACAAACCTTTGCCGGTTTCGGCGCGAAGAAGACTGAAATGCAAATCAAATAGCACGAGCACGAGCGATTTAGACACAACTAGTGAAGGCACTTCCGGCAGCGAACACGGAACGCCATTAACGCCAACGATAGATCATAATTTAATAGGTGAATTAAAAGATGTCGTtggaatattagaaaaaggaaaaacgtCGTCGTTAAGGAGTGTTCGGGTAAAATCGGATCGTTTAAAAGATGCAACgggaaaaaaagaaaatgtgtttAAAGATGTTGAAGATTTAATCGGGGAGGAAATTAAGGaagttaaagaaattaatgattttaaagaaatcaacGATTGCAAGGAAATCAAAGAAATCAATaactttaaagaaattaacgatttcaaagatattaacgatttagaagtgaaagaaaataaggaatttgaaattaaagaagtcGAAGTTTGTAATAAAGTGTTGGTGAATAAGGTTGTGGAGAAAAATGTGGAACCGATTACGACTGCGGCTACCCCGGCGCAAGTTAAAATACAAGATAAATCACCTAGTCCCGTCGAAAGCATAGAAATCCCGATTTTCGAACCTCCCAAAAATCAATTAGTTGAAATTATCGAAATCCCCGCGAAAATCGTCGCGGAATGTCCTGAAATTATCGATTTAGATTTAGAATCTGacgtttataaaaatgtttcttcgaataatattaataataatcacaatacaaacaataattttactcctaacaacaataataatctTAGTAACAATTTccataataacaataataacattatTGGGAATACGGCTCCATCGATCGTCGAAATGGATAAGATAGGAGTTGGTGGTGAAGTTCTGAATGATGTAAAACAGCAAAAATTGGACATTTTGAAGCAGGGTGGTTTAGAGGTGACGCCTGTTCGTAAAGAAATTCGGCCTTCTGTTATTCAACAAGCGGCAGCCCCTCATCACCGAGTCGAAATTATTCGGAATAACAGCACCATGGTTAATAGTAATAGTACGAGTAAAGCTTTGAATGATAGGAAGCAAATGCCTCCGCCTATGATTAATCCGAAAAGGATTGAAAGTGCTGGGGGACATGGGAAGGAACGGGAGAGGGGTGTTGTGTATCAGGAGAGAAg GTTTGTAAATGGTCATAATCCACCTAAAGTCCTTCAATCAAAATCAATATACATCCCATCTGAGAAAACGGTTTATGGCGACCCCAAAGACTTATTTCAACCAACAATTCATCAAGTTCAAGCACCAATTTTTCCGGAAGCCACTCGTCCAACCACCGGTGGTGGTATCCTCGATTTAACGGTTAAATCTCCTCAAAAGCCAACGATGGAACCCGCCCAAATCCCCTACAGTTACTTGGACAACGACTTGCCATACGCTCGAACCCCTCACCATCCTTTAGATGGTCGAAAATTAAACGCTAACCTCGAAATTACCTTAGTTGGAAAACCAACCGCTTTGGGAAACCCCCCACGATTATCATTGGGGAATAATTCAGTCTTTCAAAAACCTTCGGGTTTACCTCGAAAAAGGACTAttagtgaaaattttttaaccagTTCGGTTAAAATTCCGAGAAGTGATGGAATCGATCGGCCGCGCTCGGCGATTTCCGCcccaaaaaaagattttgaagcTAGTATACAATATATTCCGCAAGCTCCATCTGTTCCAAAAGAGTTTGTAACACCGAAAGATTTTGCACCTAAAGAGTTTGCGTTTAAAGATTTTGTTAATTCAAAAGATTTAATTCCTCCAAGTGCGGCTAGAATTCCTTCAGTACCCCCTCAACCCCCTTTATATCATAACGGAAATCAGGTTATGTTTCCGCATATGGCCAGTGCAAAATTGCCGACCCCCCCTTACGTTCCCGATATGAATTTGATGTACCAACGGATGTTTAACACTTATTTGCCGTATCGAATGCCGAATTCTGAATATTTACAAATGTATCATGATATTTTGGCGCATAATTCGCGGATACGGGTCCAATTTCCGTTTGCGCCTGAAACTGactcacaaaaaaaataa